A section of the Oryza sativa Japonica Group chromosome 1, ASM3414082v1 genome encodes:
- the LOC107280562 gene encoding WAT1-related protein At5g64700 — MGNAAPHVVVFLIRFIYGVMQILTKVAFSQGTSTYVLVFYRNIIAAVVLLPVALAVERKTAPPLSLKVSLKLFVHALCGMSAAMNISCIGLNYSSATAASAVQNIMPVLTFFLAVLMGMESFKLKMCHGIVKISGIVFCAVGVSVLALYQGPDLKSFIKHHLFPHTNRVGTHSSRNWILGIFLQFLATLMWALWAVLQGPLLEEYPSKLLNTTLQIVFSAVQSFFMALVLERDFSRWKLGFDIGLVAIIYCGIVVSAISFYMQIWIIDKRGPVFLCMTVPLTLVITIILELLIGEAVTLGSIISGALMVVGLYTVLLGKRIEEEGISSQGGNAEETARSDLEEQETAAPVPASQDVKEKVDATN, encoded by the exons ATGGGCAACGCTGCTCCTCATGTTGTCGTGTTCCTCATAAGGTTTATTTATGGAGTGATGCAGATACTGACCAAGGTTGCTTTTAGCCAAGGCACAAGTACATATGTTCTTGTTTTCTACAGAAATATAATAGCTGCAGTAGTCTTACTGCCTGTTGCTTTGGCAGTAGAAAG GAAAACTGCCCCACCACTGTCACTCAAAGTCTCTCTGAAGCTATTTGTGCATGCACTATGTGG GATGTCTGCTGCGATGAACATATCATGCATTGGCCTCAATTATTCTTCAGCAACAGCTGCTTCTGCAGTACAAAATATCATGCCAGTATTAACTTTCTTTTTGGCTGTTCTTATGGG GATGGAGTCTTTTAAATTAAAGATGTGCCATGGAATCGTGAAAATTTCTGGCATAGTGTTTTGTGCTGTTGGAGTTTCTGTGCTAGCATTATACCAGGGACCTGATCTGAAGTCTTTTATCAAGCACCACCTTTTTCCTCACACAAACCGTGTTGGTACTCATTCTTCAAGGAACTGGATACTAGGAATTTTCTTGCAGTTTTTGGCGACTTTAATGTGGGCTCTTTGGGCAGTACTTCAG GGACCTCTGTTAGAGGAATACCCGTCTAAGCTACTCAACACAACTCTCCAGATAGTCTTCTCGGCTGTTCAATCATTTTTTATGGCTCTAGTGCTTGAGAGAGACTTTTCAAGATGGAAGCTTGGTTTCGATATAGGCCTTGTTGCCATCATCTATTGT GGCATTGTTGTTTCCGCAATTTCATTTTACATGCAAATTTGGATTATTGACAAGAGGGGTCCAGTATTTTTGTGCATGACAGTACCCCTGACTCTGGTCATCACTATCATTCTTGAATTACTCATTGGAGAAGCAGTCACCCTGGGAAG CATAATAAGCGGAGCGCTGATGGTTGTGGGCCTGTATACTGTTCTCTTGGGGAAGAGGATAGAAGAGGAGGGTATCAGCAGTCAAGGAGGTAATGCAGAAGAAACAGCACGCTCAGATTTGGAGGAACAAGAAACTGCAGCTCCAGTTCCAGCATCTCAAGATGTGAAAGAGAAGGTCGACGCGACAAACTGA
- the LOC4326881 gene encoding pentatricopeptide repeat-containing protein At4g38150, producing the protein MMSLQIPARSGGLRRLLLLGGADGIRRPYSTGDRRRRVIREARQEEEDEAFLRTLNFSADPENNPPPPPPPPPRRPGGAPDDSSPHAAFPTDILRRAAGKQPLPPPQQPIGESLMEKLKLGDAAATSAAGNSGERPQPEREPTKPPPPEHEAAQPEDVDEIFRKMKETGLIPNAVAMLDGLCKSGLVQEAMKLFGLMREKGSIPEVVVYTAVVEAFCKARKLDDAVRIFKKMQGNGVIPNAFSYWLLIQGLCKGGRLDDAVAFCVEMFEAGHSPNAMTFVGLVDEVCKAKGVEEAEKLVRSFQDRNFAIDEKSIREHLDKKGPFSPVIWEVIFGKKKSGRPF; encoded by the coding sequence ATGATGAGCTTGCAGATTCCGGCGAGATCCGGagggctccgccgcctcctcctcctcggaggGGCGGATGGGATCAGGAGGCCCTACTCCACGGGCGACCGCCGGCGCCGGGTGATCCGCGAGgcgcggcaggaggaggaggacgaggcctTCCTCCGCACCCTCAACTTCAGCGCCGACCCGGAGAACAaccccccgccaccgccgccgccgccgcctcgacgacCCGGAGGTGCCCCCGACGACTCCTCCCCACACGCCGCGTTCCCCACCGACATCCTCCGACGCGCCGCCGGGAAacagccgttgccgccgccgcagcaaccCATCGGGGAATCGCTGATGGAGAAGCTTAAGCTGGGCGACgcagccgccacctccgccgcgggaaacagcggcgagcggccgcAGCCTGAGCGCGAGCcgacgaagccgccgccgcctgagcaCGAGGCGGCGCAGCCGGAGGACGTGGACGAGATCTTCAGGAAGATGAAGGAGACTGGGCTGATTCCGAACGCCGTCGCCATGCTCGACGGCCTGTGCAAGAGCGGGCTGGTGCAGGAGGCCATGAAGCTGTTCGGTCTTATGCGAGAGAAGGGTTCCATCCCTGAGGTTGTCGTCTACACCGCGGTTGTCGAGGCTTTCTGCAAGGCACGCAAGCTTGACGATGCTGTGAGGATTTTCAAGAAGATGCAGGGGAATGGGGTTATTCCGAACGCCTTCAGCTACTGGTTGCTAATACAGGGGCTGTGCAAGGGTGGGAGGCTGGATGATGCAGTTGCCTTCTGCGTGGAGATGTTTGAGGCTGGGCATTCGCCGAATGCCATGACCTTTGTGGGCTTGGTTGATGAGGTATGCAAGGCTAAGGGGGTAGAGGAGGCTGAGAAGCTCGTGAGGAGTTTCCAGGACAGGAACTTTGCCATTGATGAGAAGTCCATCAGGGAGCACTTGGACAAGAAAGGTCCATTCTCGCCGGTCATTTGGGAGGTGATCTTTGGAAAGAAGAAATCAGGCCGACCATTTTGA
- the LOC107277870 gene encoding pentatricopeptide repeat-containing protein At5g40400 — translation MSVSRIPPSTLTSLLPRALNPRVAVVDLVAGHLTASDAPDEARPIEDELSRLLPYLGSDELTAVVLRAGHSHPLPTLRFLLALPPPAQPSPTHLAFLAGSLASSRLFSQALDALSHLLRLHPGHDALPTLLRSSATAPHPSLPGLLVKALLRHARLRDALRAALRATAAGAPPDAAAFNALLAALSRAGRFDDLWAARAVMARAGVRPNAHTFNILVAALCRGEDAERAQGFLEELEEQGFEPDGVTYNTLLSGYCRRGRLQDALHLFDVMPYRRVQPDLVSHTVVMDALCKAGRVRDARRMFDRMIQSGLSPDAVAYSVLIAGYCNEGRLREARFLLMEMVGCGFSSEGFALKVVVESHVKFSKLLTCLNMVAPIRKHGVVIPSQSYSCLIGALCEDMRPNAARGLLHWMIEDGHSPSLAIYNMIIECFCQCDIVEEALDVKVEMISREVRLDFNTYRALITCFCRLGRSLDGESIMAEMIESGFQPNEAICSALVCGFCKEGALNRAELILRAFVLDFHVHCNESYNALMRAYCETTSSKESLELQNRMLELGFVPNSETCRSLILGLSKSIDLVSSDDGFSCISSKDNGGNAE, via the coding sequence ATGTCCGTGTCGCGCATTCCGCCGAGCACCCTGACGTCGCTCCTCCCGCGCGCCCTCAacccgcgcgtcgccgtcgtcgacctcgtcgcGGGCCACCTCACCGCCTCCGACGCCCCCGACGAGGCGAGGCCCATCGAGGATGAGCTCTCCCGGCTGCTCCCCTACCTCGGCAGCGACGAGCtcaccgccgtcgtcctccgcgccggccactccCACCCGCTCCCCACCCtccgcttcctcctcgcgctgccgccgccggcgcagccCTCGCCGACCCACCTCGCCTTCCTCGCGGGCtccctcgcctcctcccgcctcttCTCCCAAGCCCTCGACGCGCTCTCCCACCTCCTCCGGCTCCACCCGGGCCACGACGCCCTCCCCACGCTCCTCCGCTCCAGCGCCACCGCGCCGCACCCCTCCCTCCCGGGCCTCCTCGTCAAGGCCCTCCTCCGCCACGCCCGCCTCCGCGACGCGctccgcgccgccctccgcgccacggccgccggcgccCCGCCCGACGCTGCGGCCTTcaacgccctcctcgccgcgctctcccgcgCGGGGCGGTTCGATGACCTCtgggccgcgcgcgccgtcaTGGCGCGCGCCGGGGTGCGGCCCAACGCGCACACGTTCAacatcctcgtcgccgccctgtGCCGCGGGGAGGACGCCGAGCGCGCGCAGGGGTTcctcgaggagctcgaggagcaGGGATTCGAGCCGGACGGGGTCACCTACAACACCCTCCTCTCAGGCTACTGCCGCAGGGGAAGGCTCCAGGACGCGCTGCACCTGTTCGACGTAATGCCATACAGACGTGTGCAGCCAGACTTGGTCTCTCATACAGTTGTAATGGATGCGCTGTGCAAGGCCGGGAGGGTGCGCGATGCTCGGCGGATGTTTGACAGGATGATCCAGAGTGGGTTGAGCCCTGATGCTGTTGCTTATAGTGTTCTTATCGCCGGGTACTGTAACGAAGGGAGGTTAAGGGAGGCAAGATTTCTGCTGATGGAAATGGTCGGGTGTGGGTTCTCATCAGAAGGATTTGCTCTCAAGGTTGTGGTAGAAAGCCATGTAAAATTCAGTAAGCTGCTCACCTGCTTGAACATGGTGGCACCTATAAGAAAGCATGGTGTTGTCATCCCATCGCAGAGTTACAGTTGCTTGATTGGTGCATTGTGCGAGGATATGCGCCCTAATGCTGCCAGGGGTTTGTTGCATTGGATGATAGAGGATGGGCACAGCCCTAGCTTGGCAATTTATAATATGATCATAGAGTGCTTCTGCCAATGTGACATTGTGGAGGAGGCTTTAGATGTCAAGGTTGAAATGATCTCAAGAGAAGTGAGACTGGACTTCAATACTTATCGAGCACTCATAACCTGCTTTTGCAGGTTGGGAAGGAGCTTAGATGGTGAATCGATAATGGCAGAGATGATTGAATCTGGCTTCCAACCAAATGAAGCTATTTGTTCTGCATTGGTTTGTGGATTTTGCAAGGAAGGAGCCCTTAATAGGGCAGAATTAATTCTGAGGgcttttgttcttgatttccATGTCCATTGCAACGAAAGCTATAATGCTCTGATGAGAGCTTACTGCGAAACCACAAGCAGCAAGGAGTCATTAGAATTGCAGAACAGGATGTTGGAATTGGGTTTTGTCCCAAACAGTGAGACATGCAGATCACTTATTCTTGGCCTTTCAAAAAGTATTGATCTAGTTTCCAGTGATGATGGTTTTTCATGCATTAGTAGCAAGGATAATGGTGGAAATGCTGAGTGA
- the LOC4326883 gene encoding putative pectate lyase 21 — protein sequence MGASCSSPFPPPPSPAESNAPSASAMHHPPHPAAGGGGPVMPYADADRTLRALAGAAEGFGRRAIGGLHGPLYRVTSLDDDGHGTLRQACRAHGPLWIVFDVSGDIHLRTYLRVTSHKTIDGRGQRVRLLGKGLQLKECRHVIVCNLQIEGGRGHDVDAIQIKPSSADIWIDRCSLADCDDGLVDITRGSTDVTVSRCRFSRHDKTMLVGADPSHTGDRGIRVTVHHCFFDGTRQRHPRVRFGRAHLYNNYTRGWGIYAVAAGVEAQVASQCNVYEAGAERKAVFRYVPERAADREEAEAGWVRSEGDAFLNGARPCLVDGGDAAVFRPEEYYERWTMEAASPALKEVVQLCAGWQPVPRPPGE from the coding sequence ATGGGCGCCTCCtgctcctcccccttcccccctcCTCCTTCACCTGCCGAATCCAAcgccccctccgcctccgcgatgCACCACCCGCCTCACCccgcggccggaggaggaggacccgTCATGCCGtacgccgacgccgaccgcaCCCTCCGCGCgctggccggcgcggcggagggctTCGGCCGCCGCGCCATCGGCGGGCTCCACGGCCCGCTCTACCGCGTCACCtccctcgacgacgacggccacgGCACCCTCCGCCAGGCGTGCCGCGCCCACGGCCCGCTCTGGATCGTCTTCGACGTCTCCGGCGACATCCACCTCCGCACCTACCTCCGCGTCACCTCCCACAAGACCATCGACGGGCGCGGCCAGCGCGTGCGCCTCCTGGGCAAGGGGCTCCAGCTCAAGGAGTGCCGCCACGTGATCGTCTGCAACCTCCAGATCGAGGGCGGGCGCGGCCACGACGTGGACGCCATCCAGATCAAGCCCTCCTCCGCCGACATCTGGATCGACCGCTGCAGCCTCGCCGACTGCGACGACGGCCTCGTGGACATCACCCGCGGGAGCACCGACGTCACCGTCTCCCGGTGCCGCTTCTCCCGCCACGACAAGACCATGCTGGTGGGCGCCGACCCGTCCCACACCGGCGACCGCGGCATCCGCGTCACCGTCCACCACTGCTTCTTCGACGGCACGCGGCAGCGCCACCCGCGGGTGCGGTTCGGGAGGGCGCACCTGTACAACAACTACACGAGGGGGTGGGGCATCTACGCGGTGGCCGCCGGGGTGGAGGCGCAGGTGGCGTCGCAGTGCAACGTGTACGAGGCCGgggcggagaggaaggcggtgTTCAGGTACGTgccggagagggcggcggaccgggaggaggcggaggccgggTGGGTGAGGTCGGAGGGGGACGCCTTCCTCAACGGGGCGCGGCCGTGCctggtggacggcggcgacgcggcggtgtTCAGGCCGGAGGAGTACTACGAGAGGTGGACCATggaggcggcgtcgccggcgctcaAGGAGGTGGTGCAGCTGTGCGCCGGGTGGCAGCCCGTGCCGAGGCCACCGGGCGagtga